A region from the SAR86 cluster bacterium genome encodes:
- a CDS encoding thioredoxin family protein, whose amino-acid sequence MSLTYSSMLDLDTNFIEFDLINTLNNENFKSVSLDNKPILIMFICNHCPYVIHYHDEIKKLNDDYSNQINMIAISSNDAINYPQDGPNEMKEMWKKLKLSFPYLYDETQEIAKAYKAECTPEFYLFNEQKRLVYRGRFDETSPGSNQAPHGSDLRKAIACMMNNQKISTNQFPSMGCNIKWK is encoded by the coding sequence ATGTCATTAACATATTCAAGCATGCTTGATTTAGATACCAATTTTATTGAATTTGATCTAATAAATACCTTAAATAATGAAAATTTTAAATCAGTATCTTTAGACAATAAGCCAATTTTGATAATGTTTATATGCAATCATTGTCCTTATGTAATTCATTATCACGACGAAATCAAAAAACTTAATGATGATTACTCAAATCAAATAAATATGATTGCCATAAGCTCAAATGATGCGATTAATTATCCACAAGATGGTCCAAATGAAATGAAAGAAATGTGGAAAAAGCTTAAACTTTCATTCCCATATCTGTATGACGAGACGCAAGAAATTGCAAAAGCATATAAGGCCGAATGTACTCCTGAATTTTATTTGTTTAATGAACAAAAAAGATTAGTTTATAGAGGTAGATTTGATGAAACCTCGCCAGGATCGAATCAAGCACCTCATGGTAGTGACTTAAGGAAAGCTATAGCTTGCATGATGAACAATCAAAAAATTTCTACTAATCAATTTCCTTCAATGGGTTGCAATATAAAATGGAAATAG
- the purD gene encoding phosphoribosylamine--glycine ligase, giving the protein MNILIIGSGGREHALAWKAAQDNFVSIVYVCPGNAGTALEEKVSNIKIDHNNFDEIKNFCVNNNIELVIIGPEQPLVNGLSDFLQKEGIKTFGPSKMAAQLEGSKTFSKNFFVKYGIPTAEYKSFTDFDNALSHLSTISFPTVIKADGLAAGKGVIICNSKEDAENALNNIFKDRTFGDAGNRVVIEEFLEGEEASFIAVVSNDEMISLASSQDHKAIGDGDIGLNTGGMGAYSPAPIIDNEMHQKVIDQVMKPTMEGLIKEGSAYLGFLYAGLMIKDNNIKVLEFNCRFGDPETQPILFRLKSSLVSLCFAAIENKLDDYEIEWDQRHSCGVVIASQGYPEDYVANKIVDIVESQDKDSKIFHAGTELKDNKIITSGGRVFCATALGKDLKEAQSKAYETVKNISFDGAYYRKDIGNKGIK; this is encoded by the coding sequence ATGAATATACTAATAATAGGATCTGGAGGCAGAGAGCACGCTCTTGCTTGGAAAGCTGCTCAAGATAATTTTGTTAGTATTGTTTATGTCTGTCCAGGGAACGCTGGAACGGCTCTAGAAGAAAAAGTATCCAATATCAAAATAGACCATAATAATTTTGACGAAATAAAAAATTTTTGTGTAAATAATAATATAGAACTTGTAATCATTGGTCCTGAACAACCTTTAGTGAATGGTTTATCTGATTTTTTGCAAAAAGAAGGAATTAAAACTTTCGGGCCTTCTAAGATGGCAGCGCAATTAGAAGGATCTAAGACTTTTTCAAAGAACTTCTTTGTGAAATATGGAATACCGACAGCAGAATATAAATCCTTTACAGATTTCGATAATGCTCTATCTCATTTAAGCACAATAAGTTTTCCGACTGTCATAAAAGCAGATGGCTTAGCAGCAGGCAAGGGTGTAATAATTTGTAATAGCAAAGAAGATGCTGAAAATGCTTTAAATAATATTTTCAAAGATAGAACATTTGGAGATGCTGGTAATCGAGTAGTAATAGAAGAATTTCTTGAAGGGGAAGAAGCTTCTTTTATTGCAGTTGTCTCAAATGATGAAATGATCTCACTTGCCTCGAGCCAAGATCATAAAGCTATCGGAGATGGGGATATAGGATTAAATACTGGTGGAATGGGTGCTTATTCTCCTGCACCTATTATTGATAACGAAATGCATCAAAAAGTAATTGATCAAGTTATGAAGCCTACTATGGAGGGTTTAATAAAAGAAGGCTCGGCCTATCTTGGATTTTTATATGCTGGCTTAATGATAAAAGATAATAATATTAAGGTTCTTGAATTTAATTGTCGATTTGGCGACCCAGAAACACAACCAATTTTATTTAGACTTAAATCTAGTCTTGTAAGTCTTTGCTTTGCTGCAATTGAGAATAAATTAGATGATTATGAAATAGAATGGGATCAAAGACATTCATGTGGAGTTGTGATTGCATCACAAGGCTATCCTGAAGATTATGTTGCAAATAAGATAGTTGATATTGTTGAATCTCAAGATAAAGATAGTAAAATATTTCATGCTGGCACTGAACTAAAAGATAACAAAATTATTACATCAGGCGGAAGAGTGTTTTGTGCTACAGCACTTGGAAAAGATTTAAAAGAAGCTCAATCAAAAGCATATGAAACTGTTAAAAATATTTCATTTGATGGGGCTTATTATAGAAAAGACATAGGAAATAAAGGAATAAAATGA
- the rpe gene encoding ribulose-phosphate 3-epimerase → MSDSKYIIAPSILASNFATLGEEVKNVLSAGADWVHFDVMDNHYVPNLTIGPMVCKSLRDYGITEFIDVHLMIDPVDDLAQSFIKAGADLISFHPEASKHVHRSIHAIKDQGCKAGLVFNPASSLNVLENVIEDLDLVLIMSVNPGFGGQSFIHSSLDKISEVRKMIDASGKDIRLEVDGGINNETIGLASAAGADTFVAGSAIFNMDNYEQTIKTLRSQIV, encoded by the coding sequence ATGAGTGACTCAAAATACATAATAGCACCTTCAATATTAGCCTCTAATTTTGCTACTTTAGGAGAAGAGGTTAAGAATGTCTTAAGTGCTGGAGCCGATTGGGTTCATTTTGATGTAATGGATAATCATTATGTTCCTAATTTAACAATAGGTCCTATGGTATGTAAATCATTAAGGGATTACGGTATTACAGAATTTATAGATGTTCATTTAATGATCGATCCAGTAGATGATTTAGCTCAAAGCTTTATAAAAGCTGGAGCAGATCTAATCAGCTTTCATCCAGAAGCTTCTAAACATGTGCACAGATCTATTCATGCTATTAAAGATCAAGGCTGCAAAGCAGGACTTGTTTTTAATCCAGCTAGTTCATTAAATGTTTTAGAAAATGTTATCGAAGATTTAGATTTGGTTTTAATAATGAGCGTAAATCCAGGATTTGGCGGACAATCATTTATTCATAGCTCGCTTGATAAAATATCTGAAGTAAGAAAAATGATAGACGCATCAGGCAAGGACATTCGTCTAGAAGTTGATGGTGGAATAAATAACGAAACAATTGGACTAGCTTCTGCTGCTGGCGCCGACACTTTTGTTGCAGGATCTGCAATCTTTAATATGGATAATTATGAGCAGACAATCAAGACACTTCGGTCTCAAATCGTTTAA
- a CDS encoding DEAD/DEAH box helicase, translated as MKLREWQENAFPLWWAKKRGIIKVVTGGGKTVFAIHCLKKYLEEEPNKSILIVVPSIALLDQWYEGISLNFKNKDIALNGGGEQITDLSKVCITTIDSLKNIISKVEQQSTLLIVDECHKIGTEKRGEMLAGNWHATLGLSATPERDYDDNFYIIIKKILGDIIFDYDYIDAREDEVIVNFKLLYAYAEMTEAENDKYKDFTKKIQRRAATIGGNNMNDYPLKMLIFNRARMVKNSKNRIPSGVKLLQKYKRDSWIVFTENKKQAKEFNKIINKKGYKSAIYNTDLDNAEREENLNNFKSGNLNVLVSCTALDEGFDMPEADGAMILSASSSKRQRIQRMGRVLRITANKENALIVTVYSSKTEFEKLREESNRYKLEGVPVKWQQMRL; from the coding sequence TTGAAATTAAGGGAGTGGCAAGAAAATGCCTTTCCCTTATGGTGGGCAAAAAAAAGAGGCATCATAAAGGTTGTAACAGGCGGTGGTAAAACGGTTTTTGCTATTCATTGTCTTAAAAAATATTTAGAAGAAGAACCCAACAAATCAATTTTAATTGTTGTTCCATCAATAGCTTTGCTAGACCAATGGTATGAAGGAATATCGTTAAATTTTAAAAACAAAGATATAGCTTTAAATGGAGGCGGTGAGCAGATTACTGACTTATCTAAAGTTTGTATAACAACAATTGACTCTCTTAAAAACATAATTAGCAAGGTTGAGCAACAAAGTACTTTATTAATTGTGGACGAATGTCACAAGATTGGCACTGAAAAAAGAGGTGAGATGTTAGCAGGTAATTGGCATGCAACTCTTGGCCTTTCTGCAACTCCAGAAAGAGACTACGACGATAACTTTTATATCATTATTAAAAAGATTTTAGGCGATATAATTTTTGATTATGATTATATAGATGCAAGAGAAGATGAAGTAATTGTTAATTTTAAACTTCTTTACGCTTATGCAGAAATGACAGAAGCCGAGAACGATAAATACAAAGACTTCACAAAAAAAATACAAAGAAGAGCAGCAACAATTGGTGGAAACAATATGAATGATTATCCACTTAAGATGCTAATTTTTAATAGAGCAAGAATGGTTAAAAATTCTAAGAATAGAATTCCATCTGGGGTAAAGCTTTTGCAAAAGTATAAAAGAGATAGTTGGATAGTTTTTACAGAAAATAAAAAACAAGCCAAAGAATTCAACAAAATTATAAATAAGAAAGGTTATAAATCAGCTATTTATAATACTGATTTAGATAATGCTGAAAGAGAAGAAAACCTTAATAATTTCAAGAGTGGAAATCTAAATGTCTTGGTAAGTTGCACCGCTTTAGACGAAGGCTTTGATATGCCGGAAGCTGATGGAGCTATGATTTTGAGTGCATCTTCTTCTAAAAGGCAGAGAATTCAAAGAATGGGAAGAGTATTACGGATAACTGCAAATAAAGAAAATGCTCTTATTGTTACCGTATATTCATCAAAAACAGAGTTTGAAAAATTAAGAGAAGAATCTAATAGATATAAACTTGAAGGCGTGCCAGTCAAGTGGCAGCAAATGAGATTATAA
- the trpD gene encoding anthranilate phosphoribosyltransferase: protein MIEDILIKLKDKKDLQSEEMQSVVESIMTGEVEDNDIETFLLALNEKGIEEPEITAAASVMRDKSLKFDIGDGTHIDTCGTGGTGLHTFNCSTASSFVAAAGGALITKHGNKAISSKSGSADFLTAAGADISHDREKLIKVFEEVGFIFLFAPLHHQSMKYVMPARQRIGQKTIFNLLGPHTNPCGARRQVIGVYDSKLLKTFSTVAKNLDMDHVMVVHGDDGLDEISITGPTQISELKNNKIEEYSISPNDFGLSNCNFDEITAQTPEESLQLVRAAFSGEKSGVQDMIALNAGAGLYIARKVDSIADGVELAFTLMNNGKAEDKLAAYVRVSNL from the coding sequence ATGATTGAAGATATTCTTATAAAACTTAAAGATAAAAAAGATCTTCAATCTGAAGAAATGCAGAGCGTTGTTGAGAGCATTATGACTGGCGAAGTTGAAGATAATGACATTGAGACTTTTCTTTTAGCTTTAAATGAAAAAGGAATTGAAGAACCTGAAATAACTGCTGCTGCATCAGTAATGAGAGATAAGTCTTTAAAGTTCGATATTGGAGATGGCACACATATTGATACATGCGGTACCGGTGGAACTGGGCTTCACACTTTTAATTGTTCTACTGCATCTTCATTTGTTGCTGCAGCTGGAGGAGCTTTAATTACAAAACATGGCAATAAAGCAATTTCTAGCAAATCGGGAAGTGCTGATTTTTTAACAGCCGCAGGTGCTGATATCTCTCACGATAGAGAAAAGCTTATTAAGGTTTTTGAAGAAGTTGGTTTTATTTTTTTATTTGCTCCTCTTCATCATCAATCTATGAAATACGTAATGCCTGCTAGGCAGCGCATAGGCCAGAAAACAATATTCAATCTTTTAGGTCCTCATACCAATCCTTGTGGAGCAAGAAGACAAGTTATAGGTGTCTACGACAGTAAATTACTCAAAACATTTTCAACAGTAGCTAAAAATCTCGATATGGACCATGTCATGGTTGTTCATGGAGACGATGGCTTGGATGAGATTTCTATTACAGGACCAACTCAAATTTCTGAATTGAAAAACAACAAAATTGAGGAATATTCAATATCACCAAACGATTTTGGCCTTTCCAATTGTAATTTTGATGAAATAACAGCTCAGACTCCTGAAGAAAGTTTACAGCTAGTTAGAGCTGCTTTTTCTGGCGAAAAGTCTGGTGTCCAAGATATGATTGCTCTTAATGCTGGTGCTGGTTTGTATATTGCTAGAAAAGTAGATTCCATTGCTGATGGAGTAGAGCTTGCATTTACCTTGATGAATAATGGTAAAGCTGAAGATAAATTAGCTGCTTATGTGAGGGTTTCAAATCTATAA
- the trpE gene encoding anthranilate synthase component I has protein sequence MINKQEFQSYVDQGYNMIPISKNISLEQATPLNLYSKISNKTNTFLLESVEGGEKWAQYSIIGLDCIDTIKVTGNIIETRVDSEVLSFQSDNPLQEIKNLTSEYKSPQIDNLPRFFGGYVGFFAYESAQYAEKRIAELKNKGSKFKEHMPEIYLVKAEKLIVYDNSDQSIQIVVNTNPLESSYEQAEATIKELEVLLSNDSEDSKDNFSKLTGELVFDSNFLKNDYLNAVDSVKKYIKEGDVMQVVLAQDFSLSFNKNPFDLYKALRALNPSPYMYYLDLEECQVVGASPEILIRLEENKVTLRPIAGTRKRGTNPAEDLANEKDLLNDPKEIAEHLMLIDLGRNDVGRVSEIGSVNVTDKMIIEKYSHVMHIVSNVEGNLSEDLDYIDALKATLPAGTLSGAPKIRAMQIINELEPSSRGIYGGAIGYISWNGNIDTAIAIRTAVIKDNIIHVGAGAGIVADSIPENEWLECKQKAKVFLDAMEMIS, from the coding sequence ATGATTAATAAACAAGAATTTCAAAGTTATGTAGATCAGGGATATAACATGATCCCTATCTCTAAGAATATCTCTTTAGAGCAAGCGACTCCTCTAAATCTATATTCAAAAATTTCTAATAAAACTAATACTTTTTTACTTGAATCAGTCGAGGGAGGAGAAAAGTGGGCTCAATATTCTATTATTGGCCTTGATTGTATTGATACTATTAAAGTTACTGGCAACATTATAGAGACTAGAGTTGACTCTGAGGTTTTATCTTTTCAATCAGATAACCCTCTTCAAGAAATTAAGAATTTAACCAGCGAATATAAATCACCTCAAATAGATAATTTACCAAGATTCTTTGGAGGTTACGTCGGTTTTTTTGCATATGAAAGCGCTCAGTATGCAGAAAAGAGAATAGCTGAACTTAAAAATAAAGGGTCTAAGTTTAAAGAACATATGCCTGAGATCTATCTAGTGAAAGCAGAAAAATTGATTGTTTATGACAATTCTGACCAATCTATTCAAATAGTTGTGAATACAAATCCATTAGAAAGCTCATATGAACAGGCAGAGGCAACAATAAAAGAATTAGAAGTATTATTAAGCAATGATTCGGAAGATTCTAAAGATAACTTCAGCAAACTCACCGGAGAACTAGTTTTTGATTCTAATTTTTTAAAAAATGATTATCTAAATGCAGTTGATTCAGTAAAGAAATATATTAAAGAGGGTGACGTCATGCAGGTTGTTCTGGCCCAAGATTTTTCTTTGTCATTTAATAAAAATCCATTTGATCTATATAAAGCTCTAAGAGCACTAAATCCATCACCATATATGTATTATCTTGATCTTGAGGAATGTCAGGTTGTTGGTGCATCTCCTGAGATATTAATAAGGCTTGAAGAAAATAAAGTAACTTTAAGACCTATTGCTGGCACCAGAAAAAGAGGCACCAATCCTGCAGAAGATTTAGCCAACGAAAAAGATTTATTAAACGATCCTAAGGAAATTGCTGAACATCTGATGTTAATTGATCTTGGAAGAAATGATGTTGGCAGAGTATCTGAAATTGGCTCTGTAAATGTTACAGACAAAATGATAATAGAAAAATATTCACACGTAATGCATATCGTTTCAAATGTAGAAGGAAATCTATCTGAAGATTTAGATTATATCGACGCGCTCAAAGCAACTTTGCCTGCAGGCACTTTATCAGGAGCTCCAAAAATAAGAGCCATGCAAATTATTAATGAATTAGAACCTAGCTCTCGAGGCATTTATGGGGGAGCTATTGGTTACATATCTTGGAATGGCAATATTGATACCGCAATTGCAATAAGAACTGCAGTCATAAAAGATAATATTATTCATGTTGGCGCTGGAGCTGGAATTGTAGCTGATTCTATTCCTGAAAATGAATGGCTTGAATGTAAACAAAAAGCAAAAGTTTTTTTAGATGCCATGGAGATGATTTCATGA
- the coq7 gene encoding 2-polyprenyl-3-methyl-6-methoxy-1,4-benzoquinone monooxygenase gives MSFIDSIVNECDIALKTLSNKKNGTSRKYPSKKKTKNLTNEEKILSAKLMRINLAGEVAAQALYRGQALVCKDPDIKEHLIKAGEEETDHLIWCKKRLDDLDGSPSLFNPIWYAGSFTIGAIFGSMGEKISLGFVEETEKQVVKHLEKHLDRISKNDKETIDVLKTMRNDEDEHAKEASDEGAKELKQATKKFMGLTAKIMTSTSEYI, from the coding sequence ATGAGTTTTATAGATAGTATTGTAAATGAGTGTGATATTGCTCTAAAAACCCTTTCAAATAAAAAAAATGGAACATCTAGAAAATATCCTTCAAAAAAAAAGACGAAAAATTTAACTAACGAAGAAAAAATCCTTTCTGCCAAATTAATGCGAATTAATTTAGCTGGAGAAGTTGCTGCGCAAGCTTTATACAGAGGTCAGGCATTGGTATGTAAAGATCCTGACATTAAAGAACATTTAATTAAAGCAGGCGAAGAAGAAACAGATCACCTAATATGGTGTAAAAAAAGACTGGATGATTTAGATGGTAGTCCATCATTATTTAATCCCATATGGTATGCAGGATCTTTTACGATTGGAGCTATTTTTGGAAGTATGGGAGAAAAAATTAGCTTAGGTTTTGTTGAAGAAACAGAGAAACAAGTCGTAAAGCATTTAGAAAAACATCTAGATAGAATTTCAAAGAATGATAAAGAGACTATAGATGTTTTAAAAACTATGAGAAACGATGAAGACGAGCACGCAAAAGAAGCATCTGATGAAGGTGCAAAAGAGTTAAAACAGGCTACAAAGAAATTTATGGGGTTAACTGCAAAAATAATGACATCAACAAGCGAGTATATATGA
- the purH gene encoding bifunctional phosphoribosylaminoimidazolecarboxamide formyltransferase/IMP cyclohydrolase, with translation MNLVSPKTALISLSDKSELKKLINFLDTKNIKILSTGGTYKAIKEITSNVIEVSEFTGFKEMMEGRVKTLHPKIHAGILARRDKDLEVLANEGYEPIDLVIVNLYPFKNVIAKDCSFEEAIENIDIGGPTMIRSAAKNFKDVVVVSDPKDYENLINEWEEKDGISYDYRKYLSLKVFELMADYNKSIADYLNKDSDLEIPNYSFSKKTKLRYGENPHQKASLLTFANLKNKNIANAHIIQGKELSYNNIVDADAAWSCVKEFKNDACVIVKHANPCGVAESSSVLQAYDLAFRTDPTSAFGGIIAFNKMLDAETAKEINDRQFVELVIAPKFDDGAIKEFNNKKNVRVLEVDLENDDQYPEVIKKVSGGILIQSDDLHSIKESELKCVTKRNPTSSELEDMIFAWKVAKFVKSNAIVYVKDKQTVGIGAGQMSRVISAEIANIKAKEEGLEVKNAAMASDAFFPFRDGIDKAASSGISAIIQPGGSIKDNEVIAAADEANIAMLYTGVRHFRH, from the coding sequence ATGAATTTAGTTTCTCCAAAAACTGCATTGATAAGTCTATCTGACAAATCAGAATTAAAAAAACTAATAAATTTTCTTGATACAAAGAATATAAAAATTCTCTCTACCGGCGGCACATATAAAGCTATAAAGGAAATTACTTCAAATGTCATAGAAGTTTCAGAATTTACAGGATTTAAAGAAATGATGGAAGGTAGAGTAAAAACATTACACCCCAAAATACACGCAGGGATTCTAGCAAGAAGAGATAAAGATTTAGAAGTACTTGCTAATGAAGGGTATGAGCCAATAGATCTTGTAATTGTAAATTTGTACCCTTTTAAGAATGTCATTGCAAAAGATTGCTCCTTCGAAGAAGCTATTGAAAATATTGATATTGGTGGACCAACTATGATTAGATCTGCGGCTAAAAATTTTAAAGATGTCGTTGTTGTTTCTGATCCAAAAGATTATGAAAATCTTATTAATGAATGGGAAGAAAAAGATGGAATCTCATACGATTACAGAAAATATCTATCTTTAAAAGTTTTTGAACTTATGGCTGACTATAACAAGTCTATCGCAGATTATTTAAATAAAGACTCTGATCTTGAAATACCCAATTATTCCTTTTCAAAAAAGACTAAATTAAGATATGGAGAAAATCCTCATCAAAAGGCTAGTCTCTTAACATTTGCGAATCTTAAAAACAAAAATATAGCTAATGCACACATTATTCAGGGCAAGGAGCTTTCTTATAATAATATTGTAGATGCTGATGCTGCATGGAGCTGCGTAAAAGAGTTTAAAAATGATGCATGTGTGATTGTTAAACATGCAAATCCGTGTGGTGTAGCTGAATCAAGTTCTGTACTTCAGGCATATGATTTAGCTTTCAGAACTGATCCAACCTCAGCTTTTGGAGGAATTATTGCATTTAATAAAATGCTAGATGCAGAAACTGCAAAAGAAATAAATGATAGACAGTTTGTTGAGCTTGTTATTGCGCCCAAATTTGATGATGGAGCTATAAAAGAATTTAATAACAAGAAAAATGTGCGAGTTCTTGAAGTAGATCTAGAAAATGATGATCAATATCCAGAAGTAATTAAGAAAGTGTCAGGGGGAATTTTAATCCAGAGTGATGATTTGCATTCTATAAAAGAAAGTGAACTTAAATGTGTTACAAAAAGAAATCCAACAAGTTCAGAACTAGAAGATATGATATTTGCTTGGAAAGTAGCTAAATTTGTTAAAAGTAATGCGATTGTCTATGTCAAAGACAAACAAACTGTTGGTATAGGTGCTGGACAAATGAGTAGAGTAATTAGTGCCGAAATTGCAAACATAAAAGCAAAAGAAGAAGGCTTAGAGGTAAAAAATGCTGCAATGGCATCTGATGCTTTCTTCCCATTTAGAGATGGTATTGATAAAGCAGCATCAAGTGGAATAAGTGCAATCATTCAACCAGGTGGATCAATAAAAGATAATGAAGTCATCGCTGCTGCAGACGAAGCAAATATTGCCATGCTATATACTGGAGTGAGGCACTTCAGGCACTAA
- the trpC gene encoding indole-3-glycerol phosphate synthase TrpC: MTILNDIVQNTREKLVHKKIEVPLEKIKLQLDSLKLPKGAFKENLINKDQAIIAEIKKASPSAGIISENFNPVEKAKEYEAFGASALSILTEEDFFQGSSQFLIDVKAVSKLPIIRKDFMIDEYQIFEAKLMGADCILLIVSVLSDDEITQFVEVAESLELDYLIEVHDEDELKRVEHFENAIIGVNNRDLKTFEVDLNNSVNLKSSFSGKNLFVAESGIKNQSDIDSLKEHDINVFLIGESLMKGDFV, encoded by the coding sequence ATGACTATTCTTAATGACATAGTTCAAAATACCCGAGAAAAGCTTGTTCATAAGAAGATTGAAGTTCCTTTAGAAAAAATAAAGTTACAGCTTGATAGTCTTAAACTTCCAAAGGGAGCCTTCAAAGAAAATCTTATCAATAAAGATCAGGCAATTATTGCTGAGATAAAAAAAGCATCACCTAGCGCTGGAATTATTTCAGAAAATTTTAATCCAGTTGAAAAAGCAAAAGAATACGAAGCTTTTGGAGCATCGGCTTTATCTATTCTTACCGAAGAAGATTTCTTCCAAGGGAGTTCTCAATTTTTAATAGATGTTAAGGCAGTCTCTAAACTCCCGATTATTAGAAAAGATTTCATGATTGATGAGTATCAGATATTCGAAGCAAAGCTAATGGGTGCTGATTGTATTTTACTTATTGTGAGCGTTTTATCAGATGACGAAATTACTCAATTTGTTGAGGTTGCTGAAAGTCTCGAGCTTGATTATTTAATAGAAGTTCACGATGAAGACGAGCTAAAAAGGGTAGAGCATTTTGAAAACGCAATTATTGGAGTCAACAACAGAGATCTAAAAACTTTTGAGGTTGATCTCAATAACTCAGTTAATCTAAAGAGCTCATTTTCTGGAAAAAATCTTTTTGTTGCAGAATCGGGCATTAAAAATCAAAGTGATATTGATTCACTAAAAGAGCATGACATAAATGTCTTCTTAATTGGTGAGAGCCTCATGAAAGGAGATTTTGTTTGA
- a CDS encoding DUF192 domain-containing protein has translation MSRQSRHFGLKSFNFLIFFLFAASISGSELISLEKILPNIEVVTNSQDRQRGLMYKKAIPENYGMFFIWNLNKVQCMWMKNTYIPLSVAYMDRSGKIINIYDMVPLSKASVCSKKPVLYALEVNRGWFKRNNIKVGDILNLDKILQND, from the coding sequence ATGAGCAGACAATCAAGACACTTCGGTCTCAAATCGTTTAATTTTCTGATCTTTTTTCTGTTTGCCGCTAGTATTAGCGGATCTGAGCTTATTTCATTAGAAAAAATACTACCCAATATAGAAGTAGTTACTAATTCTCAAGATAGACAGAGAGGACTAATGTATAAAAAAGCTATCCCAGAAAATTATGGAATGTTTTTTATTTGGAATTTAAACAAAGTTCAATGTATGTGGATGAAAAATACATATATACCATTAAGTGTCGCTTATATGGATAGAAGCGGAAAAATAATTAACATTTATGATATGGTGCCATTATCAAAAGCTTCAGTTTGTTCTAAAAAACCTGTTTTATATGCTTTAGAGGTTAATCGAGGGTGGTTTAAAAGAAATAATATCAAAGTTGGTGATATTTTAAATTTAGATAAAATTTTACAAAATGATTAA
- a CDS encoding aminodeoxychorismate/anthranilate synthase component II, giving the protein MILVLDNYDSFTYNLVHYIGDCGHEVMVVRNDEITVEQVEDLNPKKIVISPGPCTPNEAGISIELIKKSSVPILGVCLGHQAIGAAFGGNIIKAPEIFHGKLSKVEHNQKKIFNGIDSPYSVVRYHSLIIEKDSLPNELEITGVLEDNPEVIMAIEHKKKPIYGVQFHPESIETNFGIKLIENFLKL; this is encoded by the coding sequence ATGATTTTAGTTCTAGATAACTATGATAGTTTTACTTATAACTTAGTACATTACATTGGCGACTGTGGTCATGAGGTTATGGTTGTAAGAAATGATGAAATCACAGTAGAACAAGTCGAAGATCTCAATCCTAAAAAGATAGTTATCTCTCCAGGGCCTTGTACACCAAATGAAGCTGGTATTTCGATTGAGCTAATTAAAAAATCTTCTGTTCCGATTTTAGGAGTTTGTCTTGGTCATCAAGCTATTGGAGCTGCATTTGGAGGTAATATTATTAAAGCTCCAGAAATATTTCATGGAAAATTATCAAAAGTCGAACACAATCAAAAAAAAATATTTAATGGGATTGATAGCCCATATTCTGTTGTGAGATACCATAGCTTAATTATAGAAAAAGATTCTTTACCTAATGAGTTGGAAATTACAGGTGTGTTGGAAGATAATCCAGAAGTAATTATGGCTATTGAACACAAAAAAAAACCAATATATGGCGTTCAATTCCATCCTGAATCTATTGAAACTAATTTTGGAATCAAGCTAATAGAAAATTTTTTAAAATTATGA